A DNA window from bacterium contains the following coding sequences:
- a CDS encoding HEAT repeat domain-containing protein encodes MRELEPRFGALLPLDLEVLPDQLLWKSQTVLHPNDTSDLPARLYRVGIRRLMFGEGLDLEELTRFLCAIATRMEPGDPGRDYVTLLWEADLQNVRFVATDPYLDLEVPDEVLEGDSTPALQFPAEESQATGAVPVPDEEAFQISTVDEVYIRGEIQKFEDNPAWSSFIGSLVENLTRPQRHDRAEEITRLLERSFERLLIEERFDDAARVLVGMRGSLPLEAQYPVRQSLERMAHPDRLALIATALERGTCQEDQAEALFLGFGDWAAESLSALLSRSKGEHLKRFYVDMLVKVGSGALEPVMAHLLHAARANHRYFARVLGRLKDENAKEALVSCLDSDNAALRVEAIDGLMLQVDDDIRPRLWSLALDDQDSSVRIAALAGMIEDRKEFDCARIIERLESADLKQIGDEEKDLLFKALGAGGGLPAIGFLSNTLRGKWMPGRSELDTWRRAAMALATMNSPEALQVLNTHADGRGKLASVCQDALRYTPVGTR; translated from the coding sequence TTGCGAGAACTCGAACCGCGCTTCGGCGCGCTCTTGCCACTCGACCTGGAGGTGCTTCCCGACCAGTTGCTGTGGAAATCCCAAACTGTGCTCCATCCGAACGATACTTCGGACCTTCCCGCCCGTCTGTATCGCGTAGGGATTCGCAGATTGATGTTCGGAGAAGGACTCGACCTGGAGGAATTGACCCGCTTCCTGTGCGCGATCGCCACGCGGATGGAACCTGGGGATCCCGGGCGCGATTACGTCACGTTGCTCTGGGAGGCTGACCTGCAGAACGTGCGTTTTGTTGCCACGGATCCCTATCTGGATCTCGAGGTACCCGATGAGGTCCTGGAAGGCGACTCCACTCCCGCACTCCAGTTCCCCGCGGAAGAGAGCCAGGCCACTGGCGCGGTTCCGGTACCCGATGAAGAAGCCTTCCAGATCAGCACGGTCGACGAGGTGTACATCCGCGGCGAGATCCAGAAGTTCGAGGACAATCCAGCCTGGTCCAGCTTCATCGGCTCACTGGTCGAGAACCTCACTCGACCGCAGCGGCACGACCGGGCAGAGGAAATCACTCGCTTGCTCGAGCGATCCTTCGAACGGTTGCTGATCGAAGAACGCTTCGACGATGCAGCGCGCGTACTCGTGGGTATGCGCGGCTCGCTTCCACTGGAAGCGCAGTACCCGGTACGACAGAGCCTGGAACGGATGGCCCATCCAGACAGGCTCGCGCTGATCGCCACTGCACTGGAACGAGGGACGTGCCAGGAAGACCAGGCCGAGGCACTCTTTTTGGGATTTGGAGACTGGGCGGCGGAATCACTCAGTGCGTTGCTTTCCCGTTCCAAAGGCGAGCATCTCAAACGCTTCTACGTCGATATGCTCGTGAAGGTAGGCAGCGGCGCTCTGGAACCGGTGATGGCACACCTGCTCCACGCGGCTCGGGCCAATCATCGCTACTTCGCGCGCGTTCTCGGACGCCTGAAAGACGAAAACGCAAAAGAAGCACTCGTGTCCTGTCTCGATTCAGACAACGCCGCTCTGCGTGTTGAAGCGATCGATGGGCTGATGTTGCAGGTCGACGACGATATCCGCCCACGTCTCTGGAGTCTGGCACTTGACGATCAGGACTCCAGCGTGCGCATCGCAGCGCTCGCCGGCATGATCGAGGACCGAAAAGAGTTCGACTGTGCTCGGATCATCGAACGGCTCGAATCTGCAGATCTCAAGCAGATCGGTGACGAGGAAAAGGACCTGCTGTTCAAGGCGCTCGGCGCCGGGGGCGGACTACCGGCCATTGGATTTCTGAGCAATACGCTGCGAGGCAAATGGATGCCCGGTCGTTCCGAACTCGACACCTGGCGGCGCGCTGCAATGGCTTTGGCCACAATGAACAGTCCGGAAGCTCTGCAGGTACTGAACACACACGCGGACGGTCGCGGAAAGCTGGCTTCCGTCTGTCAAGACGCTCTGCGATACACTCCGGTGGGAACCCGATGA
- a CDS encoding fumarylacetoacetate hydrolase family protein produces the protein MKLATFTHAGKTRIGVVIGTEIVDLATVAPGLPTEMIAFLEAGEPALDEASSASEAARSRLPLAEVKLEAPVLRPPKILAVGLNYKDHIAEAGMDTPKVPMIFNKQSTSAHAPNEAFHLPKVSHRLDYEGELGFVIGRRCRHVPRERAHEVIAGYCVVNDVSVRDWQIRVPTFTMGKSFDTHCPFGPYIVTPDEVGDPHSLSIRTWVNGEERQNSNTKELLFDCYTLVEHLSTAFTLEPGDLIPTGTPGGVGGVMKPPSWLVEGDTVRIEIERVGVLENGVIAEPDTALI, from the coding sequence ATGAAGCTAGCCACGTTCACTCATGCCGGAAAGACACGCATCGGTGTCGTGATCGGAACCGAGATCGTCGATCTCGCTACGGTCGCACCAGGCCTGCCGACCGAGATGATTGCGTTTCTGGAAGCTGGGGAACCGGCGCTGGATGAGGCGAGCAGCGCGTCTGAAGCAGCGCGTTCGCGCCTGCCGCTGGCCGAGGTGAAGCTCGAGGCCCCCGTTCTCCGACCGCCCAAGATTCTGGCCGTGGGGTTGAATTACAAGGACCACATCGCAGAGGCGGGCATGGACACGCCGAAGGTCCCCATGATCTTCAACAAGCAGTCCACCTCCGCGCACGCCCCGAACGAAGCGTTTCACCTTCCCAAGGTTTCACATCGGCTCGACTACGAGGGTGAACTGGGCTTCGTAATCGGTCGGCGCTGTCGCCACGTTCCCAGGGAGCGGGCACATGAGGTGATCGCCGGTTACTGCGTGGTAAATGACGTGAGCGTTCGCGACTGGCAGATACGCGTACCCACCTTCACGATGGGCAAGTCCTTTGACACACACTGCCCGTTCGGTCCCTATATCGTGACCCCCGATGAAGTGGGAGATCCGCACTCGCTCTCGATCCGCACGTGGGTCAATGGCGAAGAGCGCCAGAACTCCAACACCAAGGAACTGCTCTTCGATTGCTACACCCTGGTGGAGCATCTCTCGACCGCCTTCACACTGGAGCCGGGCGATCTGATTCCGACTGGCACGCCTGGTGGAGTCGGGGGTGTTATGAAGCCTCCGTCCTGGCTGGTCGAAGGCGATACCGTGCGCATCGAGATCGAGCGGGTCGGGGTACTCGAGAACGGCGTCATCGCGGAGCCCGATACCGCTCTCATCTAA
- a CDS encoding sodium/solute symporter (Members of the Solute:Sodium Symporter (SSS), TC 2.A.21 as described in tcdb.org, catalyze solute:Na+ symport. Known solutes for members of the family include sugars, amino acids, nucleosides, inositols, vitamins, urea or anions, depending on the system.) — protein sequence MTALDYLAIAAYAGVVLLIGLRSARGHDSADDLQLGKRSLPTWAVLLSLVATELSAATFIGVPHASYTGDWSYIQLAFGALCGKLLLAWRVIPLYHRMGVITVYGYLEQRFGPTARRVAALCFVAGRVLASGVRLFIAALAFSSVTGWSVETAIVAAGLIAGVYTRAGGIRAVIWTDTFQAAVFLISALSVVAVLAAQMPGGISGILDWAEQAERSRVFHFDPLFSLSQSRPFLVGVIGGFFLTLATHATDHDMVQRLLSTRNGRSGAQALAWSALINFPMSLLFLFIGTSLALFYSQAPGYEIADARQIVPIFALHELPTGLRGLLFAGLFAAAMSSLDSAVCAIATTWVVDVDRRAASESELARRTRAASVGFCLMLTVAAVGMAAYQRAISGAEGGLNLVEFALSAMTILYGGLLGVFGLGFVWRQRGNDASAVAGLAAGSFVGLCLFLHPIVLGKVWLAWTFWVPLGAATAFGVAALARARRPAL from the coding sequence TTGACGGCGCTGGACTATCTGGCGATCGCGGCGTACGCCGGTGTGGTGCTGCTCATCGGTCTGCGCTCCGCACGCGGGCACGACAGTGCCGACGATCTGCAACTGGGCAAGCGCAGCTTGCCTACCTGGGCCGTGCTGCTATCGCTGGTTGCGACCGAGCTATCGGCAGCGACCTTCATCGGAGTTCCACACGCTTCGTATACCGGTGACTGGTCCTATATTCAGCTCGCATTCGGCGCGTTGTGCGGAAAGCTCCTGCTCGCGTGGCGGGTCATTCCGTTGTACCACCGAATGGGCGTGATCACGGTGTACGGCTATCTGGAGCAGCGCTTCGGCCCGACGGCCCGTCGTGTGGCCGCGTTGTGCTTCGTTGCAGGGCGAGTACTCGCATCGGGCGTGCGTCTCTTCATCGCGGCGCTCGCGTTTTCCTCGGTGACGGGCTGGAGCGTCGAAACAGCAATCGTGGCAGCCGGGCTGATCGCGGGTGTGTACACGCGAGCGGGAGGAATCCGCGCGGTCATCTGGACCGATACCTTCCAGGCGGCCGTTTTTCTGATATCGGCTCTCAGTGTAGTCGCGGTGCTCGCGGCCCAGATGCCCGGCGGAATTTCAGGCATTCTGGATTGGGCGGAACAGGCCGAACGCTCGCGCGTATTCCACTTCGATCCGCTTTTCTCTCTTTCCCAGTCGCGGCCCTTCCTGGTCGGTGTGATCGGAGGCTTCTTCCTGACCCTGGCTACGCACGCGACCGACCACGATATGGTGCAACGCCTGCTCAGCACGCGAAACGGACGGTCGGGAGCCCAGGCGCTCGCATGGTCTGCACTCATCAATTTTCCGATGTCGCTGCTCTTCCTGTTCATCGGAACTTCGCTCGCCCTGTTCTACTCCCAGGCTCCGGGCTACGAGATTGCGGATGCGCGCCAGATCGTGCCGATTTTCGCCCTGCACGAGTTGCCGACCGGACTGCGGGGTCTCTTGTTCGCAGGCCTGTTCGCAGCGGCCATGTCGAGCCTGGACTCCGCTGTTTGTGCAATCGCCACGACCTGGGTGGTCGATGTCGATCGCCGCGCGGCCAGCGAATCAGAACTCGCGCGGAGGACCCGCGCCGCATCGGTCGGCTTCTGCCTGATGCTCACGGTGGCGGCGGTCGGCATGGCGGCCTACCAACGGGCGATCAGCGGAGCGGAGGGAGGGCTGAACCTGGTGGAGTTTGCGCTTTCGGCCATGACGATTCTATACGGCGGTCTGCTCGGGGTCTTTGGCCTGGGATTCGTATGGCGTCAGCGGGGCAACGACGCCAGCGCCGTCGCCGGCCTGGCGGCGGGTAGCTTCGTGGGGTTGTGCCTGTTCTTGCACCCGATCGTTCTGGGCAAGGTCTGGCTCGCGTGGACGTTCTGGGTTCCACTGGGGGCCGCTACGGCGTTTGGCGTCGCAGCACTGGCTCGTGCCAGGCGACCGGCGTTGTGA
- a CDS encoding isoaspartyl peptidase/L-asparaginase, with the protein MTEISLAVHGGAGGPSRAPSESERDGLRRKALAAALRSGHEILSLGGSALDAVVAAVVVLEDDEVFNAGPGSVLRSDGGVVMDASLMDGATAQAGAVAGVRRIRNPIRGARCVLDDGRYVLLSGTGAEDFVSDRGVMLADPQSFVTEARARQLESTRRRQSVLLDHDAEGLGTVGAVARDANGHLAAATSTGGMTNALASRIGDSPLIGAGTWADDATCAVSGTGEGEIFMRSAFAHEIDARIRLAGESIAEACTGALARVVRLGGVGGGIALAAEGQPVLDLTTSAMPRGAIGADGVARIALLAGEPLRPAS; encoded by the coding sequence GTGACTGAGATCTCTCTCGCGGTACACGGCGGGGCCGGGGGGCCGTCACGGGCTCCCAGTGAGAGCGAGCGCGATGGGTTGCGTCGCAAGGCGTTGGCCGCTGCCCTGCGCAGCGGTCACGAGATCCTGAGTCTCGGCGGTTCCGCCCTGGATGCGGTCGTTGCGGCTGTCGTCGTGCTCGAAGACGACGAGGTATTCAATGCGGGACCCGGGAGTGTGCTGCGTTCCGATGGCGGTGTCGTCATGGATGCTTCGCTGATGGACGGGGCGACAGCTCAGGCCGGTGCCGTCGCCGGAGTTCGTCGCATCCGCAATCCGATTCGCGGAGCTCGTTGTGTACTCGATGATGGACGATACGTCTTGCTCTCGGGAACCGGTGCCGAGGATTTCGTCTCGGACCGCGGAGTGATGCTCGCGGATCCGCAGAGTTTCGTGACCGAAGCGCGCGCGCGGCAGCTCGAGTCGACCCGCCGTCGCCAGAGTGTTCTGCTCGATCACGACGCCGAAGGCCTTGGTACCGTTGGTGCGGTCGCACGCGACGCGAACGGCCACCTGGCCGCTGCAACCTCGACCGGAGGTATGACCAACGCACTGGCTTCGCGTATTGGTGACTCGCCACTGATTGGCGCGGGCACCTGGGCCGATGATGCGACGTGTGCGGTTTCCGGTACCGGCGAGGGGGAGATCTTCATGCGCTCCGCCTTCGCGCACGAGATCGACGCTCGAATACGTCTGGCTGGTGAGAGCATCGCTGAAGCCTGCACGGGCGCGCTCGCACGGGTTGTCCGGCTCGGCGGTGTCGGAGGTGGCATCGCTCTCGCCGCCGAAGGCCAACCAGTACTCGATCTGACCACGTCGGCCATGCCGCGAGGCGCGATCGGTGCAGACGGAGTCGCGCGCATCGCTCTGCTGGCCGGGGAGCCGCTGCGCCCTGCATCCTGA
- a CDS encoding tetratricopeptide repeat protein: protein MSRNLSTAEVSRILGMKELQVRELVRSGLCRPVRDGRSYSFSFQDLVVLRAAQGLFQANVPRVRVQRALAALADDLALEQPLSGLRIFADGRNVAVRSEDAAWQPETGQTLFNFDVDELADRVEDLRSAAAARSSESRRALAEREFCRALDLEDDDHEGAANAYARALELDPELVDAYVNLGRLAHVSGDPGSAIQLYQAALEHSEDDPVVHFNLGLALEDAQGASQAIVHYERAVALDPDFADAHFNLAGLCELLGRSNDALRHYHAYKKLTEG from the coding sequence ATGAGTCGAAATCTGTCCACCGCGGAGGTCTCGCGGATCCTGGGCATGAAGGAATTGCAGGTCCGGGAGCTGGTGCGCTCGGGACTCTGCCGTCCAGTCCGCGACGGCCGGAGCTACTCCTTCTCTTTCCAGGATCTGGTGGTACTTCGGGCCGCCCAGGGACTGTTTCAGGCGAATGTGCCGCGGGTGCGAGTTCAACGAGCGTTGGCGGCGCTGGCCGATGATCTGGCGCTCGAGCAGCCGCTCTCGGGCCTGCGCATCTTCGCGGACGGACGCAATGTGGCGGTGCGCTCCGAAGATGCGGCCTGGCAACCCGAAACCGGCCAGACCCTGTTCAACTTCGACGTGGACGAACTGGCGGATCGGGTGGAAGACCTGCGCAGCGCAGCTGCGGCTCGTTCGAGCGAGTCGCGGCGAGCTCTGGCCGAGCGGGAATTCTGCCGCGCTCTCGATCTGGAGGACGATGACCACGAAGGTGCCGCCAACGCCTACGCGCGAGCGCTCGAACTCGATCCGGAACTGGTCGACGCCTACGTGAATCTGGGCCGGCTCGCTCACGTGTCGGGAGATCCCGGTTCGGCGATTCAGTTGTATCAGGCTGCCCTGGAACACAGTGAGGACGATCCAGTCGTGCATTTCAATCTGGGCCTGGCGCTGGAAGACGCCCAGGGGGCGTCTCAAGCGATCGTCCACTACGAGCGCGCGGTCGCACTGGACCCGGACTTCGCAGATGCCCATTTCAATCTCGCGGGTCTGTGCGAACTGCTCGGGCGGAGCAACGATGCGCTGCGTCACTACCACGCCTACAAGAAGCTCACCGAAGGCTGA
- a CDS encoding HD domain-containing protein encodes MNREIEENDAVNLDHGRALISLWSELFRSFRESEGRSEHVISCGEQVRSLLGQVCSARGGADFAIRGGTIYFDGAVIPECGPRATAYRTFARLMRISRVRAFHIGSQVELGELLGFAERLLRAAEGRGSREEIVAGLKPGGESAIEVVIGSPRDESAIPETGNASQKQAYFSAIGVVKSVFHEVRTKNRINAKRLKRTVQELIDSVHHDPLYALRLTCIKGYDEYTFNHSVNVALLAISLGRAVGLSRSRLYCVGQAALMHDLGKFSVPRHVLNKLNPLSPEERRLLHDHPVEGLFSIASRLGVNSDTIDIAMAAYEHHLNVDGTGYPAQATSRPPGFLSRLIAISDRYDAMTSARIYRAHPIPPQRALALMYHAQGSQIDRTLLGYFMNMLGPYPPGGAVRLSDSSIAVVMEAAADSEHGKFPKVCIAIDEHGERVSGEVRDLSATAKDPDGVHIVEVLETAEYQIDPAQHLT; translated from the coding sequence ATGAATCGAGAAATCGAAGAGAACGACGCCGTGAACCTGGATCACGGGCGCGCGCTGATCAGTCTGTGGAGTGAGTTGTTCCGTTCCTTTCGCGAGTCGGAAGGACGCAGTGAACACGTGATCTCCTGTGGAGAACAAGTGCGATCGCTGCTCGGACAGGTTTGCAGTGCGCGTGGTGGTGCGGATTTCGCGATTCGAGGCGGAACGATCTACTTCGACGGGGCGGTGATTCCCGAGTGTGGGCCACGGGCGACGGCCTATCGCACATTCGCGCGCCTAATGCGGATCTCTCGCGTGCGCGCCTTTCATATCGGATCTCAGGTCGAACTCGGTGAGCTGCTCGGTTTTGCCGAGCGACTGCTGCGAGCTGCTGAAGGTCGCGGTTCTCGAGAAGAGATCGTGGCCGGTCTCAAGCCAGGCGGGGAGTCGGCCATCGAGGTCGTGATCGGCAGCCCCCGGGACGAGAGTGCAATTCCCGAAACCGGAAACGCATCGCAAAAGCAAGCGTACTTTTCGGCGATCGGTGTAGTCAAGAGTGTATTTCACGAAGTTCGTACCAAGAACAGAATCAACGCGAAGCGTCTCAAGCGCACGGTCCAGGAACTGATCGACTCGGTTCACCACGACCCGCTGTACGCTCTGCGTCTGACCTGCATCAAGGGTTACGACGAGTACACGTTCAACCACTCGGTGAACGTGGCACTACTAGCGATCTCTCTGGGTCGGGCTGTGGGACTGTCGCGAAGCCGTCTCTACTGCGTTGGCCAGGCGGCGTTGATGCACGATCTGGGCAAGTTCTCGGTTCCCAGGCACGTACTCAACAAGCTCAATCCACTGAGTCCCGAAGAGCGCAGGCTATTGCACGACCACCCTGTCGAAGGCCTGTTCTCGATCGCAAGCCGCCTGGGCGTGAACTCCGACACGATCGATATCGCGATGGCGGCCTACGAGCACCATCTGAACGTAGATGGTACCGGCTATCCCGCGCAGGCGACGAGCAGGCCGCCGGGGTTTCTGAGTCGACTGATCGCGATTTCGGACCGCTACGACGCGATGACGAGCGCGCGCATCTATCGCGCACATCCGATACCGCCCCAGCGCGCGCTGGCTCTGATGTATCACGCACAGGGCAGTCAGATAGACCGCACTCTTTTAGGCTACTTCATGAACATGCTCGGTCCCTACCCGCCAGGCGGCGCCGTCCGGCTCTCGGACAGCTCCATTGCCGTGGTCATGGAGGCCGCGGCTGATTCCGAGCACGGGAAGTTCCCCAAGGTGTGCATCGCGATCGACGAGCACGGTGAGCGGGTTTCCGGCGAGGTCCGGGATCTGTCCGCGACCGCCAAGGACCCCGACGGTGTGCACATCGTTGAAGTCCTGGAGACGGCCGAATACCAGATCGATCCGGCTCAACACCTGACCTGA
- a CDS encoding NAD(P)-dependent oxidoreductase, which translates to MQDQKILITGPTSQVALPIARELALHNDVWGLARFSNPRDLERVEALGVKCIAADLAVDPLDSVPDDLDFVLHFAVVKGGDGDFDYDLSANAEGVGRLMSSCRNAKAFLHCSSTAVYQPAGRKPLLETDPLGDNHRVIMPTYSLCKIAGEAVARFGAREFNLPTTIARLCVPYGDNGGWPAIHLAFIVGGHKIVVHPDAPNLFNPIHEADILAHIPRLLEAASVPATIVNWGGSESLSIEDWCDYLGRLTGHTPEYASSDRTIGSVTIDPTRMHELLGPTSVDWRDGLRQMVRARYPDLTLAEAD; encoded by the coding sequence ATGCAGGACCAGAAGATCTTGATCACCGGTCCCACCAGCCAGGTGGCATTGCCCATCGCGCGGGAGCTGGCCCTGCACAACGATGTCTGGGGTCTGGCGCGCTTTAGCAACCCGCGGGATCTCGAACGGGTCGAAGCTCTTGGCGTGAAGTGCATTGCTGCAGACCTCGCCGTGGATCCGCTCGACTCCGTTCCCGACGACCTGGATTTCGTATTGCACTTCGCCGTCGTCAAGGGAGGAGACGGTGACTTCGACTACGATCTGTCGGCGAATGCCGAAGGTGTCGGCCGGCTCATGTCGAGCTGTCGCAACGCGAAGGCCTTCCTGCACTGTTCGTCCACAGCGGTGTACCAGCCTGCCGGTCGCAAACCCCTACTCGAGACGGATCCACTCGGCGACAACCACCGAGTGATCATGCCGACCTACAGCCTGTGCAAGATCGCGGGGGAAGCCGTTGCGCGTTTCGGTGCGCGCGAGTTCAATCTGCCGACCACGATCGCACGGCTGTGTGTCCCCTACGGCGACAATGGAGGCTGGCCGGCGATTCATCTGGCGTTCATCGTGGGAGGCCACAAGATCGTCGTGCATCCGGATGCGCCAAATTTGTTCAACCCCATTCACGAGGCCGACATCCTGGCGCATATTCCCAGACTGCTCGAGGCGGCGAGCGTTCCCGCGACGATCGTGAACTGGGGCGGCAGCGAATCGCTAAGCATCGAAGACTGGTGCGACTACCTGGGCCGCCTGACCGGACACACGCCGGAATACGCCTCCAGCGACCGCACGATCGGGAGTGTCACTATCGATCCGACGCGTATGCACGAGCTTCTCGGACCGACGAGTGTCGATTGGCGCGACGGCCTGCGACAGATGGTGCGGGCGAGATACCCGGACCTGACCTTGGCTGAGGCAGACTGA
- a CDS encoding MMPL family transporter, translating into MTVHERIELGFERWGHFVFRARWYVIASVLVLTGFLVSFLPQLETDFSGLGYLDKRDPSRVVYEKFREQFGTEGRILIGLNPPEVFDLGFLELLRELHTDIEKEVPHLDEINSLINARHTRGEGDRLIVEDLMEAWPESETDLEKLRERVYANPLYVNTVISESARFTSINVSANTYSSAGAEESELEGFDEDDGRGTLRTGEEEKELLAALESVVNRHRTGDYPIYVIGDMIMKHRLTDTSRRDMTVFSSMTILSIILLLFLLFRRTSATLLPMLVILASVLATLGAMAMLGYPFTATMQILPSFLIAVGICGSVHLLAIVYQNLGRGLEREDAIAAALAHSGLAIVLTSATTAGALGSFASASVAPVAHLGIISPIGVFLALLYTLTLLPALLSLAKLRPPSVGSEVRQRTSDWLVRIGEFGTRRPGFVLGFTGLLLLVAIAGLTRIHFAHNVIRYLPTSDPLRMATELLDEELGGSETLEILVDAGSENGLHDPGLLKNLDRIMGMASDYEGSIAVGKATSIVDVLKETHQALNENRSEFYTVPEARPLVAQELLLFENSGSDDLEDLTDSQFQLARVTLQVPQGDGVDYLHLIEDLEPAFHDVIGEGVELTLTGMSVLSSRVFLQMYTSMANSYLIAFCVITTLMVLLIGRLGLGLLSMVPNLIPVVFVLGAMGWLDVPLNMSTLLIGSIAIGLAVDDTIHFMHKFTRYFEKTRSVSAAVHETLVTTGSAMLITSVVLSTSFMFFVFGYLTSMLTFGFLTASATMMAFFADILIAPALLTLIYGRDAAVEPGAGAA; encoded by the coding sequence TTGACGGTACACGAGCGCATCGAACTCGGTTTCGAACGATGGGGCCATTTCGTATTCCGGGCGCGCTGGTATGTGATCGCGTCGGTGTTGGTCCTGACCGGCTTTCTGGTTTCCTTTCTCCCGCAATTGGAAACGGATTTCTCGGGTTTGGGCTATCTGGACAAGCGGGATCCCTCTCGCGTGGTCTACGAGAAGTTTCGCGAGCAGTTCGGCACCGAGGGGCGGATCCTCATCGGGTTGAATCCGCCGGAGGTTTTCGATCTGGGTTTTCTCGAACTCTTGCGAGAACTCCACACCGATATCGAGAAAGAGGTTCCACACCTCGATGAAATCAATAGCCTGATCAACGCCCGGCATACCCGCGGCGAAGGGGATCGGCTGATTGTCGAAGATCTGATGGAAGCCTGGCCCGAGAGCGAAACTGATCTCGAGAAGTTGCGCGAGAGGGTCTACGCGAATCCACTGTATGTGAATACCGTGATCTCCGAGAGTGCTCGCTTCACCTCGATCAACGTGTCGGCGAATACCTATTCGTCGGCCGGAGCCGAAGAGTCTGAGCTCGAGGGTTTTGACGAGGACGACGGTCGAGGAACGCTTCGCACCGGCGAAGAAGAGAAGGAACTGCTCGCCGCGCTCGAGTCGGTCGTCAATCGCCATCGAACGGGTGACTATCCGATCTACGTGATCGGCGACATGATCATGAAGCACAGGCTCACGGATACTTCGCGCCGAGACATGACTGTGTTCAGCTCGATGACGATCCTCTCGATCATTCTTCTGCTCTTCCTCCTGTTCCGTCGCACTAGTGCAACTCTGCTTCCGATGTTGGTGATCCTCGCGTCGGTGCTTGCCACCCTGGGAGCGATGGCCATGCTCGGCTATCCGTTCACGGCCACCATGCAGATTCTGCCTTCGTTCTTGATTGCGGTCGGTATCTGCGGATCTGTCCACTTGCTGGCGATCGTCTATCAGAATCTGGGTCGCGGTCTCGAACGCGAAGACGCGATCGCCGCGGCGCTGGCGCATTCGGGTCTGGCGATCGTCCTGACGAGTGCGACCACCGCCGGGGCGCTCGGTTCCTTTGCCTCGGCGAGCGTAGCCCCGGTAGCCCATCTGGGGATCATCTCCCCGATCGGCGTATTCCTGGCGTTGCTGTACACACTGACGCTATTACCGGCTCTGCTCTCCCTGGCAAAGCTCCGCCCGCCGTCCGTCGGCTCCGAGGTTCGCCAGCGCACGAGCGACTGGCTGGTTCGCATCGGGGAGTTTGGTACGCGTCGCCCCGGATTCGTATTGGGTTTCACCGGCCTACTCCTGCTGGTTGCAATCGCGGGGCTCACCCGGATTCACTTCGCGCACAATGTGATTCGCTACCTGCCGACGAGCGATCCTTTGCGAATGGCCACCGAGCTCCTGGACGAGGAACTCGGCGGCAGTGAAACTCTCGAGATCCTGGTCGACGCAGGGAGCGAGAACGGATTGCACGATCCGGGCCTGCTGAAGAACCTGGATCGCATCATGGGCATGGCGTCAGACTACGAGGGATCGATCGCTGTCGGCAAGGCGACTTCGATCGTCGATGTGCTCAAGGAAACCCACCAGGCTCTCAACGAAAACCGCTCTGAGTTCTACACGGTGCCCGAAGCCAGACCTCTGGTGGCGCAGGAGTTGCTGCTCTTCGAAAACAGCGGCTCCGATGATCTCGAGGATCTAACCGACTCTCAGTTTCAGCTGGCTCGCGTGACACTTCAGGTTCCCCAGGGAGACGGCGTCGACTACTTGCATCTGATCGAAGATCTCGAACCGGCCTTTCACGATGTGATCGGTGAAGGAGTAGAGCTGACGCTCACCGGTATGTCGGTTCTTTCGTCCCGGGTGTTCCTTCAGATGTACACCAGCATGGCCAATTCCTACCTGATCGCCTTCTGCGTGATCACCACACTGATGGTGCTATTGATCGGGCGTCTGGGCCTCGGCTTGCTCAGCATGGTTCCGAATCTGATTCCGGTCGTGTTCGTGCTCGGGGCCATGGGCTGGTTGGATGTACCGCTGAACATGTCGACGCTACTGATCGGCAGCATTGCAATCGGCCTGGCCGTCGACGACACCATCCACTTCATGCACAAGTTCACGCGCTACTTCGAAAAGACTCGGAGCGTCAGTGCGGCAGTACACGAGACATTGGTCACGACAGGATCAGCCATGCTGATTACCTCCGTCGTATTGTCGACCAGCTTCATGTTCTTCGTGTTCGGCTATCTTACCAGCATGCTCACATTCGGGTTTCTTACCGCTTCAGCGACCATGATGGCCTTCTTTGCCGATATCCTGATCGCGCCTGCGCTCCTGACGCTCATCTATGGGAGAGATGCCGCGGTTGAACCCGGTGCGGGTGCGGCGTGA